The proteins below are encoded in one region of Helicobacteraceae bacterium:
- the rmuC gene encoding DNA recombination protein RmuC has protein sequence MGFKTLAIEKRSSEVWALLGAVKNEFGKFGETLDKAKRQLQTVANVLR, from the coding sequence ATGGGTTTCAAAACGCTGGCTATCGAGAAGCGATCGAGCGAGGTTTGGGCGTTGCTCGGCGCGGTTAAAAACGAATTCGGCAAATTTGGCGAGACGTTGGACAAAGCGAAGCGCCAACTGCAAACCGTCGCCAATGTCTTGCGCTAA
- a CDS encoding MATE family efflux transporter, with product MERLKRVVALALPAALGALIDMTQVLIDFYLVKDLEVAATAAIGIAVQFMGLFYVFMGVFYIGSNALMSRFFGAVDPTSANKVFSTFAIFALIFSLPAFFISTAFAELPFKMMNGGDRVVELGGSYLYIMAFALPAMMVNQIVFSAFSAAADIKTPLIVKIVSNIINVALSYALIFGVEPLGIGAYGVAGAAAATAIAFYIESACYFYFLLVKKRPVRALLSIDRSLFARGIKIGIPGGAERLFTYGAFLIFMRIIAEFGDSVMTGYQVGLRIESLVFTSGIGFTIAAMSLTGRSLGAKNPIEAEKDALFTAFLAAIVMGAAGIAIAVFARPLAEIFRGDDEAVIEAATGYLICVGISQIPLGVSFVLSGAFRGAGDTKTSFYINFTAMCVFRIIPSIILAKAFNNIWLIWLAMVVETWICGFWLYAVFKRGKWKLVKV from the coding sequence CGCGGTGCAGTTTATGGGGCTTTTTTACGTTTTTATGGGGGTGTTTTACATCGGCTCGAACGCGCTGATGAGCCGATTTTTCGGCGCGGTCGATCCGACGAGCGCGAACAAGGTTTTTTCCACCTTCGCGATCTTCGCGCTTATCTTTAGCCTTCCGGCTTTTTTTATTTCTACGGCGTTCGCCGAACTGCCCTTCAAGATGATGAACGGAGGCGATCGCGTGGTGGAGCTTGGCGGATCGTATCTTTATATTATGGCGTTCGCCCTGCCCGCAATGATGGTAAATCAGATCGTCTTTAGCGCTTTTAGCGCCGCCGCCGACATTAAAACGCCGCTGATCGTGAAAATTGTAAGCAATATAATCAACGTGGCGTTGAGCTACGCGCTAATTTTCGGCGTCGAGCCGCTTGGGATAGGCGCTTACGGGGTGGCTGGCGCGGCGGCGGCTACGGCGATCGCGTTTTATATTGAAAGCGCCTGTTATTTCTACTTTTTGCTCGTCAAAAAACGTCCCGTTCGCGCGCTTTTGTCCATCGATCGCTCTTTGTTCGCGCGCGGAATTAAGATCGGTATCCCCGGCGGCGCGGAGCGGCTCTTTACATACGGCGCTTTTCTGATCTTTATGCGTATTATCGCCGAGTTTGGCGATAGCGTGATGACGGGGTATCAGGTCGGCTTGCGTATAGAGAGCTTGGTTTTTACTTCGGGGATCGGCTTTACTATCGCCGCTATGAGTTTGACGGGGCGATCGCTCGGCGCGAAAAATCCGATCGAAGCCGAGAAAGACGCGCTATTTACCGCTTTTTTGGCGGCGATTGTTATGGGCGCGGCGGGGATCGCGATCGCCGTTTTCGCGCGTCCGTTAGCGGAGATTTTCAGAGGCGACGACGAGGCGGTGATCGAAGCGGCGACGGGGTATCTAATCTGCGTTGGGATAAGCCAGATTCCGCTTGGCGTAAGTTTTGTGCTAAGCGGGGCGTTTCGCGGCGCGGGCGATACGAAAACAAGTTTTTACATTAACTTCACCGCGATGTGCGTTTTCAGAATTATCCCGTCGATCATTTTGGCGAAAGCGTTTAATAATATATGGCTTATCTGGCTGGCGATGGTGGTAGAAACTTGGATTTGCGGCTTTTGGCTATACGCGGTTTTCAAACGCGGCAAATGGAAGCTGGTTAAAGTTTAG